A single genomic interval of Mucilaginibacter boryungensis harbors:
- the pruA gene encoding L-glutamate gamma-semialdehyde dehydrogenase yields the protein MLKGFFNTPQPANEPVLNYGPRSVERAALKQALDTARAQQLDIPMYIGGKEVRSGNTAELRPPHDHKHLLGTFHLGDKQHVTDAINAALAAKYDWENLPWEQRAAIFLKAAELLAGPYRAKVNAATMLGQSKNAYQAEIDSACELIDFLRFNVHYMTQIYAQQPPISPKGVWNRVEQRPLEGFVFALTPFNFTAIAGNLPTSAAMMGNVVVWKPANTQIYAANVLMQVFNEAGVPPGVINLVYVDGPTVGEVVFKHPDFAGIHFTGSTGVFNSIWKTIGDNIHNYKTYPRIVGETGGKDFVLVHPSADVDIANVALVRGSFEYQGQKCSAASRAYVPASLWPAISERMKRDIASFKMGPVEDFENFINAVIDEKSFDKLAKYIDAAKADPNVEILTGGGYDKSDGYFIEPTIIKVNDPYYVTMCEELFGPVLTIYVYEDAKFDEVVDIVDKTSIYALTGAIIAQDRYAIADMTQRLRNAAGNFYINDKPTGAVVGQQPFGGARGSGTNDKAGSMINLMRWVSPRTIKETFDPPKDYRYPFLAKEI from the coding sequence ATGCTTAAAGGATTTTTTAATACGCCGCAACCCGCTAACGAACCTGTACTGAACTACGGTCCGCGCAGTGTGGAACGCGCAGCACTTAAACAGGCTTTGGACACAGCCCGTGCGCAACAATTAGATATACCCATGTATATTGGCGGAAAGGAAGTTCGCAGCGGCAACACTGCCGAACTGCGCCCGCCGCATGATCATAAACACCTGCTGGGTACATTTCACCTGGGTGATAAACAGCATGTTACCGATGCTATAAACGCTGCACTTGCCGCAAAATACGATTGGGAAAACCTGCCGTGGGAGCAACGCGCCGCTATATTTTTAAAAGCTGCCGAATTATTAGCCGGCCCGTACCGTGCTAAAGTGAACGCGGCTACCATGCTTGGCCAATCTAAAAACGCGTACCAGGCCGAGATAGATTCTGCTTGCGAACTGATAGACTTTTTGCGTTTCAACGTGCACTATATGACGCAGATCTACGCGCAGCAACCCCCTATATCACCAAAAGGTGTATGGAACAGGGTTGAACAGCGCCCGCTGGAAGGCTTCGTATTCGCGCTTACGCCATTTAACTTTACTGCTATTGCAGGCAACCTGCCAACCAGCGCCGCCATGATGGGCAACGTGGTGGTTTGGAAACCGGCCAATACTCAAATTTATGCAGCTAATGTGTTGATGCAGGTATTTAACGAAGCCGGTGTGCCGCCGGGTGTAATTAACCTGGTTTATGTGGACGGCCCAACTGTAGGCGAGGTAGTATTTAAGCATCCTGACTTTGCAGGTATTCACTTTACCGGTTCAACGGGCGTGTTCAACAGCATTTGGAAAACCATTGGCGATAATATCCACAATTATAAAACCTACCCGCGCATTGTGGGCGAAACAGGCGGTAAGGATTTTGTATTAGTACACCCAAGTGCTGATGTTGATATAGCCAATGTTGCTTTGGTACGAGGTTCATTTGAATACCAGGGCCAAAAATGCTCGGCTGCTTCACGGGCGTATGTACCAGCATCGCTGTGGCCTGCCATTAGCGAACGTATGAAGCGCGACATCGCCAGCTTTAAAATGGGCCCGGTTGAAGATTTTGAAAACTTTATTAACGCCGTTATCGATGAAAAATCATTCGATAAACTGGCTAAATATATTGATGCCGCTAAAGCCGATCCGAATGTAGAGATTCTTACCGGCGGTGGTTATGATAAAAGTGACGGCTACTTTATTGAGCCGACCATAATTAAGGTAAATGATCCTTATTACGTAACCATGTGCGAAGAGTTGTTTGGCCCGGTATTAACTATTTATGTGTACGAAGATGCCAAGTTTGACGAGGTAGTAGATATTGTTGATAAAACTTCAATTTACGCTTTGACAGGTGCCATCATCGCGCAAGACCGTTACGCTATTGCCGACATGACCCAGCGTTTACGTAACGCTGCGGGTAACTTCTATATTAATGATAAACCTACCGGCGCGGTAGTTGGCCAGCAGCCATTTGGCGGCGCGAGAGGATCAGGTACTAATGATAAAGCTGGCTCCATGATCAACCTGATGCGCTGGGTATCGCCACGCACTATTAAGGAAACTTTCGATCCGCCTAAGGATTACCGATATCCATTTTTGGCGAAGGAAATATAA
- a CDS encoding carbonic anhydrase, whose protein sequence is MSKQPHTHDTTHITYQSLIEGNAKFVENTLAKDPDYFTKLAAGQHPPVLWIGCADSRVPANQITNTAPGEIFVHRNIANMVIHTDMNMLSVLDYAVSVLKVKHVIVTGHYGCGGVLAAMSNNQFGLIDNWLRHIKDVYRLHADELNAIEDVNERSDRLVEYNVIENVHNLCKTSIVQNAWGNGQPLSVHGWVYSLNTGKIKDLKVSSHSTADLDEVFRFNK, encoded by the coding sequence ATGAGTAAACAGCCACACACACACGATACTACCCACATCACTTACCAAAGCCTTATTGAAGGCAATGCCAAATTTGTAGAAAATACCTTGGCAAAAGATCCCGATTATTTTACCAAGCTGGCTGCCGGGCAACACCCGCCGGTGTTATGGATTGGCTGCGCCGATAGCCGCGTGCCTGCTAACCAGATCACTAACACTGCCCCCGGTGAAATTTTCGTACATCGCAACATCGCCAACATGGTGATACATACCGATATGAACATGTTAAGTGTATTGGATTACGCTGTTTCTGTTTTAAAAGTAAAACATGTTATTGTAACCGGCCATTACGGCTGTGGCGGTGTTTTAGCTGCGATGAGTAATAATCAATTTGGCCTGATAGATAATTGGCTGCGCCACATTAAAGATGTGTACCGCCTGCATGCCGATGAATTAAATGCCATTGAAGATGTAAACGAACGTTCGGACAGATTGGTAGAATACAACGTGATTGAGAATGTTCACAACCTTTGCAAAACATCTATAGTGCAAAACGCCTGGGGCAATGGCCAGCCGTTAAGCGTACATGGCTGGGTATATAGCTTAAATACCGGCAAAATAAAAGATCTTAAAGTAAGCAGTCACAGTACTGCCGATTTGGACGAAGTTTTTAGGTTTAATAAATAG
- a CDS encoding YoaK family protein, whose translation MLRQTKENRTLKENLLLASSTAFVSGVTNVAGVLAFLVFTSNITGHVANLAKHVVEQNFREVSVFFVWLLLFFAGAFTSTFLVRSLQEKSRYRAHAVPIMLEIVILFIVAIYGNHFYEETLLEREAIIGAILFAMGLQNSLVSNISGGLIKTSHLTGLFTDLGAEMAELLHPKTEASQVIKNKVIIRLTILTFYFIGGIAGGYFFDLYDFKIFFAIPFILLTILYYDLSPLALHKLTRLFQSKNN comes from the coding sequence ATGCTGCGTCAAACCAAAGAAAACCGCACACTTAAAGAAAACCTGTTATTGGCCTCCTCAACGGCTTTTGTATCTGGGGTAACCAATGTGGCCGGGGTTTTGGCGTTTTTGGTATTCACATCAAACATTACCGGGCATGTAGCCAACCTGGCCAAGCATGTAGTTGAGCAAAACTTCAGGGAGGTCTCTGTATTCTTTGTTTGGCTGCTGCTGTTTTTTGCGGGGGCGTTTACTTCAACGTTTCTTGTCCGCTCGTTACAGGAAAAAAGCCGTTACCGGGCGCATGCCGTGCCGATAATGCTGGAAATAGTTATTCTGTTCATTGTAGCTATTTACGGTAATCATTTTTATGAGGAAACACTACTGGAGCGCGAGGCAATTATTGGCGCTATATTATTTGCTATGGGTTTACAGAATAGCCTGGTTTCCAATATTTCCGGCGGGTTGATCAAAACATCACACCTCACGGGTTTATTTACTGATTTGGGTGCCGAAATGGCTGAATTACTGCATCCAAAAACTGAAGCTTCGCAGGTAATTAAAAACAAAGTTATTATCCGTCTTACTATCCTGACATTTTATTTTATAGGCGGTATTGCCGGAGGGTACTTTTTTGATTTATACGATTTTAAAATATTCTTCGCCATCCCGTTTATCTTGCTTACTATTTTGTACTACGATCTTTCTCCCCTGGCATTACACAAATTAACCAGGTTATTTCAGAGCAAAAATAACTGA
- the can gene encoding carbonate dehydratase, giving the protein MENTKNHKNGQITVDTADNKLTLTTGYNALIQGNREWVKKQLNGDADYFTKLAKGQSPEVLWIGCSDSRVPANEVTGTKPGEVFVHRNIANVCVHSDMNMLSVLDYAVNVLKVKHVIVAGHYGCGGVAAALTNKQFGLIDNWLRNIKDVYRLHSHELDRITDHETKVNRLVELNVTEQVYNVCKTTIIQNAWKERTDLQVHGWVIDLKTGLVKDLGVSSNTPDTLGYVYEVQKADAVAAH; this is encoded by the coding sequence ATGGAAAACACTAAAAATCATAAAAACGGGCAAATAACCGTTGATACTGCCGACAACAAATTAACCCTTACTACCGGCTATAATGCCTTAATACAAGGCAACCGCGAATGGGTAAAAAAACAATTAAACGGCGATGCTGACTACTTCACCAAACTGGCTAAAGGGCAATCGCCGGAAGTATTATGGATAGGCTGTTCGGACAGCCGTGTGCCGGCCAATGAAGTTACCGGCACCAAGCCCGGCGAAGTATTTGTGCACCGTAACATTGCCAATGTATGCGTGCATTCGGATATGAACATGCTGAGCGTACTGGACTACGCGGTAAACGTACTGAAGGTAAAACACGTTATAGTTGCCGGACATTACGGTTGCGGCGGGGTTGCCGCGGCGCTCACCAACAAACAGTTTGGACTGATTGACAACTGGTTACGCAATATTAAAGATGTATACCGTTTGCACAGTCACGAGCTTGACCGGATTACCGACCATGAAACCAAAGTAAACCGTTTGGTAGAACTGAATGTGACCGAACAGGTATATAACGTTTGCAAAACAACCATCATACAAAATGCCTGGAAAGAACGTACAGACTTGCAGGTACACGGCTGGGTAATTGACCTGAAAACCGGTCTGGTGAAAGACCTGGGTGTAAGCAGCAACACCCCTGATACACTGGGCTATGTTTACGAGGTACAAAAAGCGGATGCTGTAGCGGCACATTAA
- a CDS encoding SulP family inorganic anion transporter codes for MEQHGIAAGGLNLGKYFLAKNLKKDIPASIVVFLVALPLCLGIALASGAPLFAGILTGIIGGIVVGSLSGSQLSVAGPAAGLTVIVLNAITTLGNYETFLLSMVIAGVFQIILGLVKAGTIANYFPSAVIEGMLAAIGIILILKQFPHAVGYDADFVGDEEFNQIDKNNTFSGIFSALAKINYGAVIISVVSIGLMIYWPKFKKVAGIPAALMVVLAGIGLSLLFNNTSFALRDKQFVHIPIVNSASEFFGLFKMADFGQIANKQVWITAFTIAIVASLETLLSLEAVDKIDPIKRVSPTNRELLAQGTGNIVSGLLGGLPMTAVIVRSSANVNAGARTKTSAVTHGILLLISLLFIPSLINLIPLSCLAAILLMTGYKLARISLFKHIWHKGLDQFIPFVVTIVAVVFTDLLIGVGIGMLVGVFYILRTNLRNPYFYHIEKNGDKKVIRIKLAEEVSFLNKAAIQVTLTSIPKESTVIIDGSNSRYIDQDVLEIINNYKHNAYTKGIIVQLQDIKPAYDVPKLKELRIKAN; via the coding sequence ATGGAGCAACATGGGATTGCTGCAGGTGGCCTAAACCTGGGTAAATATTTTTTGGCCAAAAATTTAAAAAAGGATATTCCGGCAAGTATAGTAGTGTTTTTGGTAGCCCTGCCGCTTTGTTTGGGTATAGCACTGGCCTCGGGCGCACCGCTTTTTGCAGGTATTTTAACGGGGATCATCGGCGGCATTGTGGTCGGTTCTCTCAGCGGCTCGCAACTTAGTGTTGCAGGACCTGCCGCGGGCCTAACCGTTATTGTATTAAACGCTATTACTACGCTTGGTAATTACGAAACATTTTTATTAAGCATGGTTATTGCCGGTGTATTTCAGATCATTCTGGGCTTGGTTAAAGCAGGTACCATTGCCAACTACTTCCCTTCAGCAGTTATCGAAGGCATGCTGGCCGCTATTGGGATTATCCTGATACTAAAGCAGTTCCCGCATGCGGTTGGCTACGATGCCGATTTTGTTGGCGACGAGGAGTTTAACCAGATTGATAAGAACAATACCTTTTCGGGGATATTCAGCGCACTGGCTAAAATAAATTACGGCGCGGTAATTATCAGCGTGGTATCTATTGGGTTGATGATCTACTGGCCTAAATTTAAAAAAGTGGCTGGCATACCTGCTGCGTTAATGGTGGTATTGGCGGGGATTGGATTAAGCCTTTTATTCAATAATACAAGTTTCGCTTTGCGCGATAAGCAATTTGTGCATATCCCCATTGTTAACAGCGCCTCAGAATTTTTTGGGCTATTTAAAATGGCCGATTTTGGGCAAATTGCTAATAAGCAGGTTTGGATAACTGCTTTTACTATCGCCATTGTAGCCAGCCTCGAAACATTGTTGAGTTTAGAAGCGGTTGATAAGATAGACCCTATTAAACGTGTATCCCCCACCAACCGCGAATTATTGGCACAGGGTACTGGCAATATTGTAAGCGGCTTATTAGGCGGCCTGCCTATGACGGCGGTTATCGTCCGTTCGTCAGCTAACGTAAATGCCGGGGCTCGTACCAAAACCAGCGCTGTAACACATGGTATCCTATTGTTGATTTCATTGCTGTTCATCCCATCGCTGATCAACCTGATACCTTTATCATGCCTGGCAGCTATACTTTTAATGACGGGTTATAAACTGGCACGCATCAGTTTATTCAAACACATATGGCACAAAGGCTTGGATCAATTCATCCCGTTTGTAGTCACCATAGTGGCCGTAGTATTTACCGACCTGCTGATTGGTGTGGGCATTGGTATGCTGGTAGGAGTATTTTATATCCTGCGTACCAACCTGCGCAATCCCTACTTCTACCATATTGAGAAAAATGGCGATAAAAAAGTGATCCGCATTAAACTGGCCGAGGAAGTTTCCTTCCTGAATAAGGCCGCCATACAAGTAACCCTGACCAGTATCCCAAAAGAATCGACCGTGATTATTGACGGTTCAAACTCGCGGTATATTGATCAGGACGTGCTGGAGATCATCAACAACTATAAACACAATGCCTACACCAAAGGCATTATTGTACAACTGCAGGACATTAAACCTGCCTATGATGTACCCAAACTGAAAGAGTTAAGAATTAAGGCTAATTAA
- a CDS encoding acyl-CoA carboxylase subunit beta: MEKKIKNLLHKREQALLGGGQARIDSQHKKGKLTARERLHFLLDEGSFQEIGMLVAHRSTDFGMEKEHYPGDGVVTGYGTIAGRTVYVFSQDFTVFGGSLSETHAEKICKLMDMAMKNGAPVIGLNDSGGARIQEGVVSLGGYADIFYRNTMASGVIPQLSAIMGPCAGGAVYSPAITDFILMVEHTSYMFVTGPNVVKTVTHEEVTSEELGGAMTHATKSGVTHFACANEIAAIQHIKHLLSYMPQNCEEKAPSLPYEGGNELRPSLDSFMPEIASQPYDIREIITQVIDENSFLEVHKDFAENIVVGFARLAGRSIGIVANQPAFLAGVLDINSSTKGARFVRFCDSFNIPLLVFEDVPGFLPGTDQEWNAIITNGAKLLYAFCEATVPRITIITRKAYGGAYDVMNSKHIGADMNYAWPSAEIAVMGAKGAAEIIFKREISSAEDKEAKWLEMEKLYSDKFANPYRAAERGFIDEVIEPSETRLKLIHAFKMLENKVVNLPRKKHGNIPL, from the coding sequence TTGGAGAAGAAAATAAAAAACCTGCTGCATAAGCGCGAACAGGCGCTGTTAGGTGGTGGACAAGCCCGTATAGATAGTCAGCATAAAAAAGGGAAATTAACAGCGCGCGAGCGTTTGCATTTTCTGTTAGATGAAGGCTCGTTCCAGGAAATAGGTATGCTGGTAGCACACCGCAGTACCGATTTCGGGATGGAAAAAGAACATTACCCCGGCGATGGTGTAGTTACGGGTTACGGTACTATTGCCGGTCGCACCGTTTATGTTTTCTCGCAGGACTTTACCGTGTTTGGCGGCTCGCTTTCTGAAACCCACGCCGAAAAAATATGCAAGTTAATGGATATGGCCATGAAGAATGGCGCCCCTGTTATTGGCCTGAACGATTCGGGCGGCGCCCGGATACAGGAAGGTGTAGTATCGCTGGGCGGTTATGCCGATATATTTTACCGTAATACTATGGCATCGGGCGTTATCCCACAGCTATCAGCCATTATGGGCCCTTGCGCCGGCGGCGCGGTGTATTCACCGGCCATTACCGATTTTATTTTGATGGTGGAGCATACTTCATACATGTTTGTAACCGGGCCTAACGTGGTTAAGACCGTCACACACGAGGAAGTAACCTCCGAAGAATTGGGCGGCGCTATGACACATGCTACCAAATCGGGCGTTACCCATTTTGCCTGCGCTAACGAGATAGCGGCTATACAGCATATTAAACATTTGCTAAGTTATATGCCGCAAAACTGCGAGGAAAAGGCACCGTCGTTACCATACGAAGGCGGCAACGAATTGCGCCCATCACTGGATAGCTTTATGCCTGAAATAGCTTCACAGCCTTATGACATCCGCGAAATTATTACCCAGGTGATAGACGAGAATTCGTTTTTAGAAGTACATAAAGATTTTGCCGAGAATATTGTAGTAGGTTTTGCCCGGTTGGCCGGTCGCAGCATTGGTATTGTAGCTAACCAGCCGGCATTTTTGGCGGGTGTGCTGGATATTAATTCATCAACCAAGGGCGCGCGCTTTGTGCGTTTTTGCGATAGTTTCAACATCCCTTTGCTGGTGTTTGAAGATGTACCGGGCTTTTTGCCGGGAACCGACCAGGAGTGGAACGCCATTATCACCAACGGCGCTAAACTACTATATGCGTTTTGCGAGGCTACCGTGCCGCGCATTACCATTATTACCCGTAAAGCTTACGGCGGCGCTTACGATGTGATGAACTCCAAACACATTGGTGCCGATATGAACTACGCCTGGCCAAGCGCCGAAATTGCCGTAATGGGCGCCAAAGGTGCGGCTGAAATTATTTTTAAACGCGAGATCAGCAGCGCAGAAGATAAAGAAGCTAAATGGCTCGAGATGGAGAAGCTGTATTCGGACAAGTTTGCTAACCCTTATAGAGCCGCAGAGCGCGGTTTCATCGACGAAGTAATCGAGCCATCGGAAACCCGCTTAAAGCTGATACACGCCTTTAAAATGCTTGAAAACAAGGTGGTGAATTTGCCAAGGAAAAAGCACGGGAATATACCATTGTAA
- a CDS encoding EVE domain-containing protein, translating into MKSYLFGWNPLKFEWADIAEDIKQLKSTGVYEDNWSVVSHKTIRPGDRAYIVRVGVEPKGIFASGIISSEPYVAFRKGRHYYRVNIQLDTLLNPDAERILTLDILKTGNLTAQTGTPQASGISIRPELVDELEGVWQDFLENGNN; encoded by the coding sequence ATGAAATCATACCTCTTCGGTTGGAACCCTTTGAAGTTTGAATGGGCTGATATAGCTGAAGATATCAAACAACTAAAATCTACAGGCGTCTATGAAGATAATTGGAGTGTAGTCAGTCATAAAACCATCAGGCCGGGCGATAGGGCGTATATTGTGAGGGTAGGGGTTGAACCCAAAGGCATATTTGCATCAGGCATTATTTCATCTGAACCCTATGTGGCTTTTCGTAAAGGGCGGCATTATTACCGGGTGAATATTCAGCTGGATACCTTGCTAAACCCTGACGCCGAACGGATACTGACGCTGGACATTTTGAAAACCGGTAACCTTACGGCCCAAACCGGGACACCGCAGGCCTCCGGCATATCCATACGTCCTGAATTGGTTGATGAGTTGGAAGGCGTTTGGCAGGACTTTTTGGAAAACGGTAATAATTAA
- a CDS encoding inositol oxygenase family protein, with protein sequence MSDITGNNPLTSLDEWENDLLVRYPDSDAIAAGRDTEAYRDYESTTKDSVREFYRLQHINQTYDFVLQKKAEYLKFDRAEMTVWEAFDFLNQLIDDSDPDTDLDQLQHLLQTSEAIRNDNRPDWMVLTGLFHDLGKVLCLFGEPQWAVVGDSYPVGCAFSDKIVFSEYFKDNKDHHDPRYNTKYGIYEPNCGLENVHMTWGHDEYIYHIMKPYLPEQALYMLRYHSFYPQHREKAYSHLMTAHDHQLFKAVDLFNPYDLYSKSPVAPNWKELRPYYEDLVAKYLPATLKF encoded by the coding sequence ATGAGCGATATCACCGGAAACAACCCATTAACTTCATTAGATGAATGGGAAAATGATCTTTTAGTACGCTATCCCGATTCAGACGCGATAGCGGCCGGTCGTGACACGGAGGCTTACCGCGATTATGAAAGTACGACTAAGGATTCGGTACGCGAGTTTTACCGTTTGCAGCATATCAATCAAACCTATGATTTTGTGCTGCAAAAAAAGGCGGAATATCTAAAGTTTGACCGCGCAGAAATGACCGTTTGGGAAGCTTTCGATTTCCTGAATCAACTGATTGATGATTCAGACCCGGATACCGATCTTGATCAGCTACAACACTTATTGCAAACCTCAGAAGCCATACGTAATGATAACCGCCCCGATTGGATGGTACTTACCGGCTTGTTTCACGATTTGGGTAAGGTGCTGTGCCTGTTCGGCGAACCGCAATGGGCCGTAGTTGGCGACAGCTACCCGGTGGGCTGTGCTTTTTCTGATAAAATTGTTTTCTCAGAATATTTTAAAGATAATAAAGATCATCACGACCCGCGGTATAACACTAAATATGGTATTTACGAACCTAATTGCGGTTTGGAAAATGTGCATATGACCTGGGGGCACGATGAATACATCTATCATATTATGAAGCCTTATTTGCCCGAGCAGGCTTTGTATATGCTGCGCTACCACTCCTTCTATCCGCAGCACCGGGAAAAGGCTTACAGCCATTTAATGACTGCGCACGATCATCAACTGTTTAAAGCAGTTGACCTGTTTAATCCTTATGACCTTTATTCTAAAAGTCCTGTAGCGCCAAACTGGAAGGAACTACGCCCTTATTATGAAGACCTGGTAGCAAAATATTTGCCCGCTACGCTAAAGTTTTAA
- a CDS encoding DUF5996 family protein: MSNTGVNKWPILNYETLKDTIANVHMWTQMIGKIRLVQTPWINHSWHVTLYISATGLTTGSIPYHDGTFQIDLDFISHQLHITTSTGKTCHFKLGAFTVASFYDQLFNSLQTVGINVEISAIPNEVDPAIPFRENNQPATYNAGVMNNYWQALVKINNVFTEFRAGFSGKCSPVHLFWGAFDLAVTRFSGRTAPKHPGGAPNIPLEVMQEAYSHEVSSCGFWPGSDQFPQPAFYSYCYPTPGDFGSQKVSPPEAFYDTTMGEFFLTYDVVQQAANPEKTLLQFMQSTYDAAARTGNWNSNLQCDFSDLKNS, encoded by the coding sequence ATGAGCAACACAGGTGTAAATAAATGGCCAATACTTAACTACGAAACTTTAAAAGATACCATTGCCAATGTGCACATGTGGACACAGATGATAGGCAAAATACGATTAGTGCAAACGCCCTGGATAAACCACTCGTGGCATGTAACCCTGTACATTAGCGCCACCGGATTAACCACAGGCAGCATACCCTATCATGATGGCACCTTTCAGATCGATCTGGACTTTATAAGCCACCAATTACATATCACAACCAGTACCGGCAAAACGTGTCATTTTAAATTGGGCGCCTTTACAGTGGCCAGCTTTTATGACCAGTTATTTAACAGTTTACAAACCGTTGGTATAAACGTAGAGATAAGTGCTATACCAAATGAGGTCGATCCGGCTATACCCTTCCGGGAAAACAACCAGCCAGCTACTTATAATGCCGGGGTTATGAACAATTACTGGCAGGCCTTAGTAAAAATAAACAATGTGTTTACGGAGTTTAGGGCGGGCTTTAGCGGCAAATGCAGCCCGGTACATTTGTTCTGGGGAGCTTTTGATCTGGCTGTGACACGATTTTCAGGCCGCACTGCGCCTAAGCATCCAGGCGGTGCACCAAATATCCCGCTGGAAGTAATGCAGGAGGCTTATTCGCACGAGGTTAGTTCATGCGGTTTTTGGCCGGGTAGTGATCAATTTCCGCAACCGGCGTTCTACTCCTATTGTTATCCAACACCCGGCGATTTTGGCAGCCAGAAAGTTAGTCCGCCCGAGGCTTTTTATGATACCACCATGGGCGAATTCTTTTTAACCTATGATGTTGTGCAGCAAGCAGCCAATCCCGAAAAAACGTTGTTGCAATTTATGCAATCAACCTATGATGCTGCCGCACGCACAGGGAACTGGAACAGCAACCTGCAATGCGACTTTTCTGATCTGAAAAACTCGTAA
- the rpsJ gene encoding 30S ribosomal protein S10, translating to MSQRIRIKLKSYDYNLVDKSAEKIVKTVKPTGAVVSGPLPLPTEKKIFTVLRSPHVNKKAREQFQLCSYKRLLDIYSSNSKTVDALMKLELPSGVEVEIKV from the coding sequence ATGAGCCAAAGAATCAGAATTAAATTAAAATCGTACGATTACAACCTGGTTGATAAATCAGCTGAGAAGATCGTAAAAACAGTAAAGCCGACAGGCGCTGTAGTTAGCGGACCACTTCCGTTGCCAACTGAAAAGAAAATTTTCACCGTTTTGCGTTCACCGCACGTAAACAAAAAGGCACGCGAGCAATTCCAACTATGCTCTTACAAACGCTTACTGGACATTTACAGTTCAAACTCAAAAACTGTTGACGCTTTAATGAAGCTTGAATTGCCAAGCGGTGTTGAAGTTGAGATCAAAGTGTGA